GGTAATGCCGTCGCCCACCGGTATCTTGTACGTCAGGTACGCATCGCGCAGGTCGAAGGAGTCGGCGCTCTCGGCGCCCCCCGGCGGCGGCGACGAGTTGCTCCAATACGTCACCGACCCCAGCGTTTGCGCGGTCTTGCCGAAGTCCATACTGACGAAGAACCCCCAGGCCGAGTCCTCCTTCTGGCGCAGCAGAAACAGCGCGGCATCGTTCAGCATGAAGTTGTTGGCGTCGGTGTCGACGGGAATGCCGGTGTTGGTACGCCAGGCAGGCTTGTTGAAGTTGTACAGGTAGTCGAGGGCCACGAGCGCGTGGAACTCCACCCCGAGCTTTTCGGCGATGGTCGCCTCCGCCGCCTTGACCTGAGCCTCGATCGCCTCGATGCGCTGCCCCACCGTCTTGGAGTCGCTCGCTTCGGCAGCGGCCTGGGCATTGACCTGCTTCTCAAGGGCGTTCACCCGCGCCTCCAGAGCCCGCATTTCCCGATCCGCCACGGTCTTGCCCTGCCCCCACACGCTCGTCGGCACCGCCGCGACAGTCAGGGCCGCCGCCACCGCCACCCACCTGAGTACGATCCTCTCGCTCATGGCATCTCCGCTCCTTTTTCGCCCTAGTGTGCGCCCCAGCAGTCGTCGCTCGGCGCCGGCATTGCCTGCCGGAGCAACGGCAATGCCAGCACGAACCCACACCGGTGCGGCGCGATGCGGCGGTCGCAGCGCGGGGAGGATCGACGACCTGCCCAAAGGAGCTGCCGAACAAAGAGGCGCCTGCCGCAAATGCAGGCAGCAGTTGGCGCCCGCTCGACTTACATCCGATGCTTGAAGGTCTGTCCGTCGCGCATGACCAGGACGACGCGGTCGGCGTCCTGCAGCACGCCGATATCGTCGAGGGGTTGGCCGTCGACGACGATGAGGTCCGCACGCTTGCCGGCCTCGACGGTGCCGATTTCGTCCGCGAGACCGAACAGCTCGGCGTTCGTACGCGTCGCCGACAGAATCGCCGCGTGGGCGCCGAGGACCTCCGCCTTGAGTCCGAGCTCCATGCTCTTGAACGGCTGCATGGCCGCCAGCACGTCCGAGCCGGAGCAGATCTTCAATCCGGCGGCCCGGGCCACTTCGAGAGAAGCCAGACCGCGCTCCTTGGCCTTGTCGATCTTCGCGATCATTGGCGCGGGGACGCCCTCGGCTTCGCCGTGGGCGCTGATCAGGAAATAAGTCGTCAGCGTCGGCACGAAATACGCCCCGGCCGCACGCATGCACGCTGCCGACTCTTCGTCGATGAAGTTACCGTGCTCGATACTGCGCACGCCGGCCGCCACGGCATTCATGATGCCCTGCGGAGTATAGACGTGGGCGAGGGCGATCTTGCCAACGGTACGCGCCTCGTAGCACGCGGCAGCCATCTCCTCGATGGTGAACTGGGTATGCTCGATCTCGTCCGTCGGCGACATGCAGCCGCCGCCGGCCATGAGTTTGATGCCGTGCGCACCCGTACGCAGGATGTCGCGAGCCGCGTGGCGCATGGCGTCGGGCGAGTCGCAGATGCGCGGCGTCGCAACCAGCCCGTGAATGCCGCGCAGCGGCTCCTCGACCATCGACGGATCGCGCCAGTCGCCGTGTCCCCCCGTCTGCGTCAGGCACCCGCCGACGAACAGGATGCGGGGACCCTTCACGTAACCGCGCTCGGTTGCCTGGGCGAAACCCCAGTCGAGGCCGAAGGCGTCACGCACCGTCGTGAACCCCGCCTGCAACGTCTGCTCGAGCACCTCTTTGACGCGCAGAGCCACGGTGGCAACCGAATCGCGGCGGGCCTTGTACGGATCGATCTCGATGATGGCGGCGTGGATGTGCGCGTCGGTAAGCCCGGGCATCAGCGTCCGGCCTCCGCAGTCGATCACGCTCGCTCCGGTCGGCAGCGGCGGCTGGGCACCGCGGGCCACCGCGGCGATGCGCTCCCCGTCGACGATCACGGTCGACCGGGGAGCGGGATCGGCTCCTGTGCAATCGATCAAAGTGCAGTCATGGAATACGGTGGTGGCCATCGAACCCTCCCGGCTCCGACTCGCGTCCGCCGCCGGAATTGACCGCGCGGCCACGGCACTGTTACGTTCGGCCCGCGGGCTGTCAACTTATGGTCGCTGCCGGCATGGATGCTCCCAGCTCGATCGGCCGCTATCTGATCGATCGGCTCTCCGCCCTCGGGGTGCGTCATGTGTTCGGGGTCCCCGGCGATTACGTGCTTGGCTTCTTCGCGGAGCTGGCGGGCAGCTCGCTGACGGTCGTCAACACCTGCGACGAGCAGGGTGCCGGGTTCGCCGCCGACGCCTATGCGCGCGTCAACGGCATCGGGGCTGTGTGCGTCACGTACTGCGTCGGCGGCCTGAAAATCGCCAACACCACCGCGCAGGCCTTCGCGGAGAAGTCGCCCGTGGTCGTTATCAGCGGCGCACCGGGCACCGCCGAGCGCGCCAGGAACCCCCTGCTGCACCACAAGGTACGCGACTTCGACACGCAATTCAGGGTCTTCGAGCAGCTCACCTGTGCCGCTACCGTACTGAACGACCCGCAATCGGCGCGGCGCGAGATCGAGCGCGTGCTCGGCGCCACGGTGAGGCATAAACGGCCCTGCTACATCGAGCTGCCGCGGGACATGGTGCGCGCGCCGGCGCCGCCGGTGTCGGCAGCGGCAAGCGCTCCCGAAGCCAGCGACCCCGATCGCCTGCGCGAGGCGCTGGACGAGGCGGTCGAGATGATCGAGAACGCGCGCCAGCCGGTCATCGTAGCCGGCGTCGAGCTGCACCGTTTCGGCCTGCAAGACATGCTCGTGCGGCTCGTCGACGCCACCGGCATTCCGGTGACCGCGACTCTGCTCAGCAAGTCGGTGATCGCCGAGGCGCATCCGGCTTATCTTGGGGTCTATGAAGGCGCGATTGCCCACGACGACGTGCGAGCATATGTCGAGTCGAGCGACTGCCTCGTGCTGCTCGGTGCACCGCTCAGCGATATCGACCTCGGTATCTTCACGGCCCGTCTCGAGCCGGCCAGGTCGATTGCCGTTACCAGCGAAAAGACGTCGATCCGCTTTCATACCTACGAGCAGATCCGGCTCGAGGATTTCGTGCGCGGTCTGCTCGCCGCCGGTCTTGCCAGACGTTCGGCAACGAACATCCCGCGGCCGGCGCCACCGGCGGCTTTCGTCGCCACCCCCGGCCGGCCGGTAACGGTCGAGCGCCTCTTTCAGCGACTCAACGCGTTTCTCGCCGACGACACGGTGGTGATCGCGGATCCCGGCGACGCCTTGCTGGCGGGTGCCGATCTGTTCATCCACGGCCGCACCGAGTTTCTTTCGCCCGCCTATTACACGTCCCTCGGCTTCGCAGTGCCGGCGAGCATCGGCGTCCAGCTCGCCAATCCGTCGCTGCGGCCGTTGGTCTTGGTCGGCGACGGGGCCTTTCAGATGACCGGGCTCGAACTGTCGACCAGCCTCCGATACGGCCTTAACCCGATCGTCGTCGTTCTGAATAACGGCGGCTACGGTACCGAGCGGCCGATGCAGGACGGTACGTTCAACGACATCCTGCCGTGGCGCTTCGATCGCATCCCCGAGGTGCTCGGTGCCGGCGTGGGCTTCGCCGTGCGCACGGAAGACGAGTTGGATGTCGCCCTCGAGCGCGCTCGGGCAACGACGGACACCTGCGCAATTCTCGATGTCCGGCTCGATCCCGACGACGTCTCGGCCGCGCTGCGCCGCCTGACCGCGTCGCTCGCCCGCCGCGTCCGCCACCCGTGACACCGACCTCGCACTGCCGCCCGCGCGCGGAGCGCGCGTGCGTACACTGCTCAACGCGCGCGGAGCGCGCGTTACACCTGAGGCTGCCGGCACGCGCAAGATGCGCGCATGCACACACTGCCGAACGCGCGGCGCGCGCGTTCCACCGCTTGCGGCCGGCACCCGCTTGCGCCAAAATCCGGGAGTGAACGAGCGCGAACAGATCGTCGAGGCGCTGCGCTTGCTGACCGAGCGGTGCCCGCGACTGGTCGAGCTCTGCTACTGGGCGGGAACTTCGGCAATTGCCGTGGAAGAGCTGAATCACCGCCGATCCTTCGATCTCGATTTTCATACCTGCTCGGCGCTGGAGGATGTGAGGCCAATCCTCGCAGAGATCCAGACCGCGTTTCGCGGCAAGGTCGCCGTCGTTCAGGCGCCCGATCGCTTCGGATCCGGCTTCCGCATCGTGCTCGCCTTGCCGGTTGGAGTGGACATCACCCTGGAGGTGCTGTCGAACTTCGAAGACGTTTCCCCGGACGAGATCGTTGCCAGCCGTACGGTCCCTGCCGTCAAACGCGTCACCCTCCGCCGCTACCTGGCGGACAAGATCCAGTGCGTGGCCGAAAGGGTCGAGGCGCGCGATCTGTTCGACATCGGGGCGGCATTGCAGGCACACCCCGAACTGGAGCCCTTCGTACGGGCGGTACTTCGGCGCCAGGATGCCCTCCTCCTGGCCGAAAGGCTCCTGTCGTGGAGCGACACGGACATCGAGAAGGACCTTGCGGCGTATCCTGACGTCCCCGCACGGGCGGCCGCTGCCACCCGCGACCTGCTGCTCCGCTGGCTCAAAGAACAACCGCAGCGGAGGAATATGTCGTGAAGCGCACCTTCAGCTTCGCCACCAGCATGGGCTCAGTTTCGACGCGCCTTCCGGATGGCAGGACTGTGACCCTACCCGTGGTGCATGGCATCATGAAGCACCCGACGCCCGCGGCGCTGCCCGCACTGCTCGTCAACCCCGATGCCGCGCGCAAGTACACGGTAGAGGCCCTGCGTCACGCCGCGTGGCCGGTGTTGCGCCTGTTCCCCCCCGAGTGGCTGCGCGAGTGCCTCGACGACGCACGGCTGCAAGGACCGCGAAGAAAGGCCGTCCTGTTCTTGCTGCGCTGACGCCCGCGGAGCGCGCGTTTCAGGGGCTGCCGGTCGGGATGCGCGGTTGTCATTGCCGGCGTTCGGCGATAAGTCCCGACCGTCCAGATCTGCGCCGCACGACTGGAGACGAGCGCCAACCATGCCGACCAGGTACCGCATCTGTCCGCTGTGCGAGGCCACCTGCGGGCTCGCACTCACCGTCGAAGGGCGCGGCGTAACCGCCGTGCGGGGCGACGACGCCGACGTGTTCAGCCACGGCTTCGTCTGCCCCAAGGGCGCCGCCCTGGCCGACCTCGACACCGATCCCGACCGCCTGCGCGAACCGCTCGTCCGCCGCGACGGCGTCCACGTGCCGGTATCGTGGGAAGACGCCTTCGCCGAGGTCGAACGTCGCCTGACGCCGATCGTGGCCGCGCACGGCACCAACGCCGTCGGCGCCTACGTCGGCAATCCCAACGCCCACAACCTCGCCCTGCTCACCTACGGACAGGTCTTCCTCCGGGCCCTGCGCACCCCCAACATTTTCAGTGCCAGCACCGTCGATCAGATTCCGAAGCAGCTCGCCTGCGGACTCATGTTCGGCAGCTTTCTCAGTGTCCCCGTGCCCGATATCGACCGCACCGATCTGCTGGTCATCCTGGGCGCCAATCCGGTCGACTCCAACGGTAGCCTGTGGACGGTACCCGACTTTCCGGGCCGACTCCGCGCGCTCAGGCAGCGCGGCGGCCGCTGCGTCGTCGTCGATCCGCGACGTACCCGCACCGCCGAGGCCGCCGGCGAACACGTCGCCATTCGTCCGGGTACCGACGCGCTGTTCCTGTTCGCCATCGTCAACACGCTGTTCGCCGAAGGCCTCGTGCGCCCGGGCTCGCTCGCCGACCTCGCCACCGGCAGCGACGCCGTGCGCACCGCCGCCGCCCCGTTCACCCCGGCAGCGGTGGCCGCGGCCTGCGGCATCTCAGCGGACACAACGCAACACCTCGCTCGGGACCTCGCCGCCGCCGAACGAGCTGTGGTCTACGGCCGTATCGGCACCTGCGCGCAGACCTTCGGCACGCT
This genomic window from Candidatus Binatia bacterium contains:
- a CDS encoding amidohydrolase family protein, whose translation is MATTVFHDCTLIDCTGADPAPRSTVIVDGERIAAVARGAQPPLPTGASVIDCGGRTLMPGLTDAHIHAAIIEIDPYKARRDSVATVALRVKEVLEQTLQAGFTTVRDAFGLDWGFAQATERGYVKGPRILFVGGCLTQTGGHGDWRDPSMVEEPLRGIHGLVATPRICDSPDAMRHAARDILRTGAHGIKLMAGGGCMSPTDEIEHTQFTIEEMAAACYEARTVGKIALAHVYTPQGIMNAVAAGVRSIEHGNFIDEESAACMRAAGAYFVPTLTTYFLISAHGEAEGVPAPMIAKIDKAKERGLASLEVARAAGLKICSGSDVLAAMQPFKSMELGLKAEVLGAHAAILSATRTNAELFGLADEIGTVEAGKRADLIVVDGQPLDDIGVLQDADRVVLVMRDGQTFKHRM
- a CDS encoding thiamine pyrophosphate-dependent enzyme; this translates as MDAPSSIGRYLIDRLSALGVRHVFGVPGDYVLGFFAELAGSSLTVVNTCDEQGAGFAADAYARVNGIGAVCVTYCVGGLKIANTTAQAFAEKSPVVVISGAPGTAERARNPLLHHKVRDFDTQFRVFEQLTCAATVLNDPQSARREIERVLGATVRHKRPCYIELPRDMVRAPAPPVSAAASAPEASDPDRLREALDEAVEMIENARQPVIVAGVELHRFGLQDMLVRLVDATGIPVTATLLSKSVIAEAHPAYLGVYEGAIAHDDVRAYVESSDCLVLLGAPLSDIDLGIFTARLEPARSIAVTSEKTSIRFHTYEQIRLEDFVRGLLAAGLARRSATNIPRPAPPAAFVATPGRPVTVERLFQRLNAFLADDTVVIADPGDALLAGADLFIHGRTEFLSPAYYTSLGFAVPASIGVQLANPSLRPLVLVGDGAFQMTGLELSTSLRYGLNPIVVVLNNGGYGTERPMQDGTFNDILPWRFDRIPEVLGAGVGFAVRTEDELDVALERARATTDTCAILDVRLDPDDVSAALRRLTASLARRVRHP
- a CDS encoding nucleotidyl transferase AbiEii/AbiGii toxin family protein; this translates as MRTLLNARGARVTPEAAGTRKMRACTHCRTRGARVPPLAAGTRLRQNPGVNEREQIVEALRLLTERCPRLVELCYWAGTSAIAVEELNHRRSFDLDFHTCSALEDVRPILAEIQTAFRGKVAVVQAPDRFGSGFRIVLALPVGVDITLEVLSNFEDVSPDEIVASRTVPAVKRVTLRRYLADKIQCVAERVEARDLFDIGAALQAHPELEPFVRAVLRRQDALLLAERLLSWSDTDIEKDLAAYPDVPARAAAATRDLLLRWLKEQPQRRNMS